The following coding sequences are from one Leptospira mayottensis 200901116 window:
- the dapF gene encoding diaminopimelate epimerase — MATLKFTKMEGIGNDYVYIDSTQADIRLTPEQIQKISNRNFGIGSDGVIFIRNSKQGDFMMDMYNSDGSSSEMCGNGIRCVAKYIYDHGLTNSKNPKIETGAGVLEVDLKIGSGNKVDFVSVDMGKPILVPSKIPVNWKDEEAIIDQAFEIAGKNLKFTAVSMGNPHCVIFVDDCDQFPVSGIGPLIERHLIFPKRVNVEFVTVRGKDHFYQRTWERGAGETLACGTGACAVTVAGSLTGRSGKEVKIDLRGGTLKIQWQESGSILMTGPAREIFSGEIEV; from the coding sequence GTGGCCACGCTTAAGTTTACAAAAATGGAAGGAATTGGTAATGACTACGTTTATATCGATTCCACTCAGGCTGATATTCGCCTGACTCCGGAGCAGATTCAAAAAATATCCAATCGTAATTTTGGAATTGGGAGTGACGGAGTCATCTTTATTCGTAATTCAAAACAAGGCGATTTTATGATGGACATGTATAATTCAGATGGAAGTTCCTCTGAGATGTGCGGAAATGGAATTCGCTGTGTTGCCAAATACATTTACGATCACGGCTTAACAAATTCTAAAAATCCAAAAATCGAAACTGGCGCAGGTGTTTTAGAAGTGGATCTCAAGATCGGATCGGGTAATAAAGTCGATTTTGTTAGTGTTGATATGGGAAAACCGATTCTTGTCCCGTCCAAAATTCCTGTAAATTGGAAGGATGAAGAAGCGATTATCGATCAAGCATTTGAGATCGCGGGAAAAAATCTAAAGTTTACTGCGGTAAGTATGGGAAATCCGCATTGTGTAATTTTTGTGGATGATTGTGATCAATTTCCCGTAAGTGGAATTGGGCCTTTGATCGAACGGCATCTTATTTTTCCGAAACGAGTGAATGTGGAATTTGTTACGGTTCGCGGAAAAGATCATTTTTATCAAAGGACCTGGGAAAGGGGTGCGGGAGAAACGCTTGCATGTGGAACCGGAGCCTGTGCGGTGACGGTTGCTGGAAGTTTAACGGGAAGGTCCGGAAAGGAAGTAAAGATCGATTTAAGAGGCGGGACTCTTAAAATTCAATGGCAGGAGTCCGGAAGTATTTTGATGACTGGACCTGCAAGAGAGATTTTCTCGGGAGAAATAGAGGTTTAG
- a CDS encoding slr1658 superfamily regulator translates to MNYPVKYGHYNLIPDTLPCESEFTLKLRPMDLRVQWKRCSITADYVSLYCSCQEKLDPDSSNTISIVLNELIENAAKFSKDRKGEILLDLKYYSEILKIEIKNSTNEIHKNKLENSISALINRNSDEIYINKLKSRNGNEPNSGIGLLLLSKDFPVRLGFLINEISYGTYDVTVRAYLDLNEVVKTKLKALNV, encoded by the coding sequence ATGAATTATCCTGTCAAATATGGCCATTACAATCTGATACCCGACACTCTTCCTTGTGAAAGCGAATTCACACTGAAACTACGACCTATGGATCTTCGGGTCCAATGGAAGCGCTGTTCGATCACTGCGGATTACGTTTCTCTCTATTGCTCTTGTCAGGAAAAACTGGATCCAGACTCTTCCAATACTATTTCAATCGTATTAAATGAATTGATAGAAAACGCGGCAAAGTTTTCCAAAGATAGAAAGGGAGAAATTCTTTTAGATCTCAAATATTATTCCGAAATATTAAAAATTGAAATTAAAAACTCAACGAACGAAATACATAAGAATAAACTGGAAAATTCCATCTCGGCTCTCATTAACCGAAACTCGGACGAAATTTATATCAACAAACTCAAAAGTCGAAATGGAAACGAACCGAACTCTGGAATTGGTCTTTTACTTCTTTCAAAGGATTTTCCCGTCCGATTGGGATTTTTAATCAATGAAATTTCGTATGGTACTTACGATGTGACCGTAAGAGCCTATTTAGATCTGAACGAAGTTGTAAAGACAAAACTCAAAGCTTTGAATGTTTGA
- a CDS encoding IS5 family transposase (programmed frameshift) has protein sequence MKSDLGHLDIPEEIWKRLHPLLPKRKTNSKKGGRPRLDDRVAMAAIFYRVRTGIQWRYIPPMFGSKSTLHRRFQEWVASGVFDKIEKEALKLYERTVKIRTKRMASDGSFARAPQRGAFTGPNPTDRGKRGLKRHILVDRRGAPVAFVIASAGTHDSKLLFPTLEKFKVFRNKKLLKPEILSLDKAYSNKTIKNNLKKKNIQYRIPNKKNARNPEWIAPLNPFRWTVERTFAWFNAFRAIKTCWEFKFENYKALFQIAFAIILIRMSWK, from the exons ATGAAATCAGATTTAGGTCATTTAGATATCCCTGAAGAGATTTGGAAACGTCTTCATCCCTTGCTACCAAAGCGTAAAACAAACTCCAAGAAAGGAGGTCGTCCTCGGCTTGATGATAGAGTGGCGATGGCCGCAATATTTTACAGGGTAAGAACAGGAATTCAATGGAGATATATACCTCCGATGTTCGGTTCAAAATCAACGTTACATAGAAGATTTCAGGAATGGGTAGCCAGCGGAGTTTTTGATAAAATTGAAAAAGAAGCATTAAAACTTTATGAGCGCACTGTTAAAATTAGAACTAAAAGAATGGCATCTGATGGTAGCTTCGCAAGAGCTC CCCAAAGGGGGGCTTTCACGGGTCCAAACCCGACGGATCGCGGCAAAAGAGGCCTTAAAAGGCATATTCTCGTCGATCGGCGTGGAGCACCTGTAGCTTTTGTAATCGCTTCGGCAGGAACTCACGATTCTAAATTACTTTTTCCTACTTTAGAAAAGTTCAAAGTATTTAGAAACAAAAAATTGCTTAAACCAGAAATCCTTTCTTTAGATAAGGCTTACTCTAACAAAACGATTAAGAACAATTTAAAAAAGAAGAATATTCAATATCGAATTCCAAATAAAAAGAATGCGAGAAATCCTGAATGGATTGCTCCGCTAAATCCTTTTAGATGGACAGTCGAACGTACTTTTGCTTGGTTTAATGCATTTAGAGCCATAAAAACTTGTTGGGAATTCAAATTTGAAAATTATAAGGCATTATTCCAAATCGCATTTGCTATCATTTTAATTAGAATGTCCTGGAAATAG
- a CDS encoding HAD family hydrolase, giving the protein MALFLDFDNTLLDSIGIYETTIQQFCRNAKEYGFSSAKEFSEFYETARKETKIELKDSPSNRLRLIYFKKMCLSKWGTLDPKWILKLERDYFRNFQDGIKIRKKKYEKEYKEVFLLLKTISEKHKLLFCTNENLKTQLIKFNLLFPKTFPYAILSSEEVGKEKPSEEFYSRANRFVSEEKVVSMIGDSLKDDIEGALRYGIAAIRITSIFSKKQSSPKERKISFEFGSDGKREYSYLETNDLRTALRLFL; this is encoded by the coding sequence ATGGCTCTTTTTTTGGACTTTGACAACACACTTTTAGATTCGATTGGAATCTATGAAACCACGATTCAGCAATTTTGTAGAAACGCAAAAGAATACGGATTCTCTTCCGCAAAGGAATTTTCGGAATTCTATGAGACTGCAAGAAAAGAAACAAAAATTGAACTAAAGGACTCTCCTTCGAACCGGCTTCGTTTAATTTACTTCAAAAAAATGTGCCTGTCAAAATGGGGAACTTTGGACCCGAAGTGGATTTTAAAATTAGAGAGAGATTACTTCCGAAACTTTCAGGATGGAATTAAGATTCGTAAAAAAAAGTACGAAAAAGAATATAAAGAGGTTTTCTTACTCTTAAAAACAATTTCAGAAAAACATAAACTTCTTTTTTGTACAAATGAGAATCTGAAAACTCAATTGATTAAGTTCAATCTTTTATTTCCAAAAACTTTTCCTTACGCAATTTTAAGTTCGGAAGAAGTCGGAAAGGAAAAACCTTCGGAAGAATTTTACTCCAGGGCGAACCGGTTTGTTTCTGAAGAAAAAGTCGTCTCAATGATAGGTGATTCTTTAAAGGATGACATAGAAGGTGCGCTTCGTTATGGAATTGCAGCGATTCGTATAACGTCCATCTTTTCTAAAAAACAGAGTAGTCCGAAAGAACGAAAGATTTCGTTTGAATTCGGTTCCGATGGAAAGCGAGAATATTCCTATTTGGAAACAAACGATCTAAGAACTGCTTTGAGATTATTTCTTTAA
- a CDS encoding lysophospholipid acyltransferase family protein gives MEKEAQTYLRLKQFVAPFLGFAVNINAYGTEHITQEGKLILVSNHRSDMDPFILSYTFPRYISWIAADYTFRIPIFKDLAKLAGGIPMAIDGKISMASIKMVQQVFKREGVLGIFPEGHDYMVQNDFFAPMARFHEGFAAFSIRNKVDILPSVIVPIEESYSDIPIPSLVRSFMGMPKEVCDIKRRSIYKKVRVFYGPKIDHRPYLEGKLEDNLKKLSDEVRVRMENLQRTEVV, from the coding sequence ATGGAAAAGGAAGCTCAAACATATCTCAGATTGAAGCAGTTTGTGGCTCCTTTCTTGGGTTTTGCCGTGAACATTAACGCCTATGGAACGGAACATATTACCCAGGAAGGTAAGCTAATCCTTGTCAGCAATCATAGATCCGACATGGATCCGTTCATTCTTTCCTATACTTTTCCTAGATATATTTCTTGGATCGCTGCGGATTATACGTTCCGAATCCCGATCTTCAAAGACTTAGCAAAATTGGCCGGAGGAATTCCGATGGCAATTGATGGAAAAATTTCTATGGCAAGTATCAAAATGGTACAACAGGTTTTTAAGAGAGAAGGCGTCTTGGGAATTTTTCCGGAAGGTCACGATTACATGGTTCAAAACGACTTTTTCGCCCCCATGGCACGATTTCACGAAGGTTTTGCGGCATTCTCAATTCGAAACAAAGTCGATATTCTTCCTTCGGTAATCGTTCCCATTGAAGAAAGTTATTCTGATATTCCAATCCCTTCTTTAGTTCGTTCTTTTATGGGAATGCCTAAGGAAGTCTGCGATATCAAGCGGAGATCGATTTATAAAAAGGTCCGCGTTTTTTATGGACCTAAAATCGATCATAGACCTTATCTTGAAGGAAAATTGGAAGATAATTTAAAAAAACTTTCGGATGAAGTTCGAGTGAGAATGGAAAATCTACAAAGAACCGAAGTAGTTTAG
- a CDS encoding NAD(P)/FAD-dependent oxidoreductase, which translates to MDNNQKTISRKSFLAVLGFCFSALVSGIWFLKFRQKISGKILGPNHDVGHRIRSNIEPNVTSNINLSISEKVKVLILGGGVSGLSAGYYLHKSRFDEFKIIELENDSGGNSRSGRNSIGNYPWGAHYLPQPGEEAILVRKFLEENKVIVGKDKNGKPIYNERYLCFDPEERIFHQGRWNEGLYPTGSPGSRAANEEQKFKKFIQNWRSKIGKDGKKAFSIPIDLSSKDPEFLKLDKINFFEYIKEHGFKTKELFWFLDYSVRDDFGGSIDTVSAWIGLHYFCSRPVDENGEDLSLLTWPEGNGFLVEKLRSPIRSKIQTGTLVENVKPSNSKKGRFSVRIYTPSTGIQKDILCDSIVYSLPSFTRKYILKEKSGIADGLIYSPWLVANLSVDKVPAGKGIPPCWDNVIYQSSSLGYIVSTHQDLYGSSREESVLTYYKAFGEQDTISTRKRMMKTSWSSWKESILFDLKKAHPDIEKRVYNIDVMTYAHAMIRPVPGFIWGGQREKLSISYPNLHFAHSDLSGISIFEEALVRGYNAAHKILRDQKT; encoded by the coding sequence ATGGACAACAACCAAAAAACCATTTCCCGTAAATCCTTTCTTGCAGTTTTAGGTTTTTGCTTTTCAGCACTCGTAAGTGGAATATGGTTTTTAAAATTCAGACAAAAAATTTCCGGAAAAATTTTAGGTCCGAATCACGATGTTGGACATAGAATTCGAAGTAATATAGAACCAAACGTAACCTCCAATATAAATCTTTCTATTTCCGAAAAAGTAAAAGTGCTAATCCTAGGAGGAGGAGTCTCTGGATTAAGTGCAGGTTATTATCTTCATAAATCTAGATTTGATGAATTCAAAATTATAGAATTAGAAAACGATTCCGGTGGAAATTCAAGATCAGGACGGAATTCGATCGGTAATTATCCTTGGGGCGCTCATTACTTACCTCAACCCGGAGAAGAAGCGATTCTAGTACGTAAGTTTCTTGAAGAAAACAAAGTCATCGTGGGTAAAGACAAAAATGGAAAACCAATTTACAACGAAAGATATCTTTGCTTCGATCCCGAAGAACGAATCTTCCATCAAGGAAGATGGAATGAAGGTTTATATCCCACAGGTAGCCCTGGATCACGGGCCGCAAACGAAGAGCAAAAGTTCAAGAAATTTATTCAAAATTGGAGATCAAAGATTGGAAAAGACGGTAAAAAAGCTTTTTCGATTCCGATTGATCTTTCTTCGAAAGATCCTGAATTTTTAAAACTAGATAAAATTAATTTTTTTGAATATATCAAAGAACACGGATTTAAAACAAAAGAGCTTTTTTGGTTTTTGGATTATTCCGTTCGCGACGATTTCGGCGGTTCTATAGATACGGTGTCCGCTTGGATCGGACTTCATTATTTTTGTTCTCGCCCTGTGGATGAAAACGGAGAGGACTTGAGTCTTCTCACTTGGCCTGAAGGAAACGGCTTTCTAGTAGAAAAGTTAAGATCTCCAATTCGATCCAAAATTCAAACCGGGACACTTGTAGAAAATGTAAAACCATCAAATTCAAAGAAAGGTAGATTCTCAGTTCGAATTTACACACCTTCCACAGGAATACAAAAAGATATTCTTTGTGATTCGATTGTTTATTCTCTCCCGTCTTTCACTCGAAAATACATTTTAAAAGAAAAATCGGGAATCGCCGACGGTTTGATCTATTCTCCTTGGTTAGTCGCTAACCTAAGCGTTGACAAAGTCCCGGCGGGTAAAGGAATTCCTCCTTGTTGGGATAATGTAATCTATCAAAGTTCTTCTTTGGGTTACATCGTCTCCACACACCAAGATTTGTACGGAAGTAGTAGGGAAGAATCCGTTCTCACATATTACAAAGCATTCGGTGAACAAGATACAATTTCCACCCGCAAAAGAATGATGAAAACGTCTTGGTCCTCTTGGAAAGAATCGATTTTATTCGATTTAAAAAAAGCTCACCCGGATATCGAGAAAAGAGTCTACAACATAGATGTTATGACCTACGCACACGCGATGATCCGCCCCGTTCCCGGATTTATTTGGGGAGGACAAAGGGAAAAACTTTCCATCTCTTATCCGAATCTTCATTTCGCACATTCTGATCTAAGCGGAATCTCCATCTTCGAAGAAGCTCTGGTTAGGGGTTACAATGCTGCACATAAAATTCTCAGAGATCAAAAAACGTGA
- a CDS encoding VOC family protein, whose product MIIVEGIDYFLIPAENPEVSAKFYSDIFDFESVNEKSGEYVVMGLDSINIKLQKISGFKNSLGESKIPVLSFVLDVDDFTEAIAELEENKISIIRGPETNNSGEFLHFLDPAGNVLEISYKD is encoded by the coding sequence ATGATCATCGTTGAAGGAATCGACTATTTCTTAATACCTGCAGAGAACCCAGAAGTCTCTGCGAAGTTTTATTCTGATATATTCGATTTTGAATCGGTAAATGAAAAATCAGGCGAATACGTCGTGATGGGATTGGACTCAATCAATATTAAACTTCAAAAAATTTCCGGTTTTAAAAACTCTTTAGGCGAAAGTAAAATTCCGGTTTTAAGTTTTGTTTTAGATGTGGACGATTTTACTGAAGCGATTGCGGAGCTTGAAGAGAACAAGATCTCCATTATCCGCGGACCCGAGACCAACAATAGCGGTGAATTTTTACATTTCCTAGATCCCGCAGGTAACGTTTTAGAAATCAGTTATAAAGATTGA
- a CDS encoding LIC10067 family putative lipoprotein, with amino-acid sequence MLHKLRKIFLTFLLIPFLFQCKEKDSNNNLFAGLGLGSPVVISIEPPAGSPPQTDGVSYTGTQITIKGRNFTPDTIVKFNGLAGTIFSTTTTEIITTVPTGATAGFLTVSKVDGFCDTVNGTDGYNCSTRRFYVDCYKAYGNIYGDETAINYPDSQTIKFTDDYSTKAFRSNLRETGGTILTFECDNLVAVKYFSKNCTTNAIGTFSAPVYNPTISFTENYAVQYFITTGKGSCKIGFQ; translated from the coding sequence ATGCTACATAAATTGAGAAAAATTTTCCTAACGTTCCTTCTAATACCATTCTTATTTCAATGTAAAGAAAAAGATTCAAATAACAATTTATTCGCCGGGCTCGGTTTGGGAAGTCCCGTGGTTATTTCAATCGAACCTCCGGCTGGATCTCCTCCCCAAACAGACGGAGTCTCTTATACTGGAACTCAAATCACAATCAAAGGAAGAAATTTTACTCCGGACACGATCGTAAAGTTTAATGGGCTTGCCGGTACAATCTTTTCAACAACGACTACGGAAATCATCACCACCGTTCCTACCGGAGCAACTGCGGGTTTTTTGACCGTCTCAAAAGTGGATGGATTTTGCGATACAGTTAACGGAACCGATGGTTATAATTGTTCCACGAGAAGATTCTACGTGGATTGTTATAAGGCTTACGGTAATATTTATGGGGATGAAACCGCGATTAACTACCCAGATTCCCAGACGATCAAATTTACAGATGATTATTCTACAAAAGCTTTTCGTTCCAATCTTAGGGAAACGGGAGGGACGATTCTTACTTTTGAATGTGATAACCTGGTGGCCGTGAAATATTTTTCAAAAAATTGTACCACCAATGCTATAGGAACTTTTTCCGCTCCTGTTTACAATCCGACCATCAGTTTTACGGAAAATTACGCGGTTCAGTATTTTATAACGACTGGAAAAGGGAGTTGTAAGATTGGCTTTCAGTAA
- a CDS encoding class I SAM-dependent methyltransferase yields MNQTCYLCSSTKNSTIFVENGIDIVRCSDCGHVFSTYEQEEHYEGYWDDDSSYDLGWWDHAHREIYQDFIKRFLTAPSGKILDVGCGLGFFVKRIGDQKPDWEATGYEISEKAVQFARDKNGLKNVFSGIVQNSGIAKGSLDIITLWDVIEHIPKPHSLLEYLYSLLKPGGILFLQTPNFPIQLFKAKLKVALKGMQPNGHYLEAKDHINDYTEKTMRMLAKQTGFADCKFTILKPIASVSGSQGGGLGPLFKKVYYYATKTIWLLSFKMMNLNNTLFAVLKK; encoded by the coding sequence TTGAACCAAACTTGTTATCTCTGCTCAAGTACTAAAAATTCCACAATTTTTGTGGAAAATGGAATCGACATCGTCCGTTGTTCTGATTGTGGCCACGTTTTTTCCACTTATGAACAGGAAGAACACTACGAAGGTTATTGGGACGACGATTCTTCCTATGATCTTGGTTGGTGGGATCATGCCCATAGAGAAATTTATCAAGACTTCATCAAAAGATTTTTAACAGCTCCTTCAGGCAAAATTTTAGACGTAGGTTGTGGACTCGGTTTTTTTGTTAAACGAATTGGGGATCAAAAACCCGATTGGGAAGCCACGGGTTACGAAATATCCGAAAAAGCAGTTCAATTTGCCAGGGATAAAAACGGACTGAAAAACGTTTTTTCGGGAATTGTCCAAAATTCCGGAATTGCAAAAGGTTCTCTGGATATCATTACTCTTTGGGACGTGATCGAACACATTCCAAAACCTCATAGCTTGCTAGAATATTTGTATTCTCTTTTAAAACCAGGTGGAATTCTTTTTCTACAAACTCCGAATTTTCCAATTCAACTTTTTAAAGCGAAGTTGAAAGTCGCTCTGAAGGGCATGCAACCAAACGGTCACTATCTTGAAGCGAAAGATCACATCAACGATTATACCGAAAAGACGATGAGAATGCTTGCAAAACAAACAGGATTTGCAGACTGTAAGTTCACGATTCTCAAACCGATCGCTTCCGTTTCAGGAAGTCAAGGCGGCGGTCTTGGTCCTCTTTTTAAAAAAGTTTATTATTATGCGACTAAAACAATTTGGTTACTCAGTTTTAAAATGATGAACTTGAACAATACATTATTCGCCGTTTTAAAGAAATAA
- a CDS encoding slr1659 superfamily regulator codes for MEISKEDYAIETEKNRGRIRITGTLRLFNVEEYDPIISAIETMLDNSGRGKAVIDIKNLDFLNSAGIASLSRFVAAYDRKSIHNVEIKGNKNKYWQIKFLENIKKLRSEIKTSLE; via the coding sequence ATGGAAATTTCAAAAGAAGATTATGCTATTGAAACAGAAAAAAATCGGGGAAGGATTAGAATCACTGGAACTCTTCGTTTATTCAATGTGGAAGAATACGATCCAATTATTTCTGCTATCGAAACAATGTTAGATAATTCCGGAAGAGGAAAAGCGGTCATTGATATTAAGAATTTGGATTTTTTAAATAGCGCCGGGATTGCAAGTCTTTCCAGATTTGTCGCCGCTTACGATAGGAAAAGTATTCATAATGTGGAGATTAAAGGTAATAAAAATAAATACTGGCAGATTAAATTCTTGGAAAATATTAAAAAACTCAGATCGGAAATTAAAACGAGTCTCGAATAA
- a CDS encoding enoyl-CoA hydratase-related protein: MSESSTILYSTEKEIAVLLLNRPEKRNAISIELLSALHMAILKAKKEKSVRALVIGGIGPSFCAGADLKERVTMSSKEVKRFLSDLKNCFLELENFPYPTVAALDGDAFGGGLELALCCDFILLKNDIRIGLTETRLGIIPGGGGTQRLPRRIGIAKAKEMIFTGNTIDAKTAFSYGLANSIWHDSSLPAAKMLAEEMASHCAPLALQLAKKAISEGYGQDIRKALETESIYYNKTLKTEDRLEALKAFQEKRKPIFKGR, encoded by the coding sequence ATGAGTGAATCTTCCACAATATTGTATTCTACAGAAAAAGAAATCGCGGTTTTACTTTTAAATAGACCCGAAAAAAGAAACGCGATCAGCATAGAACTTCTTTCGGCACTTCACATGGCCATTCTAAAAGCGAAAAAGGAAAAATCCGTCCGAGCTCTCGTTATTGGTGGAATCGGACCATCCTTTTGTGCAGGAGCCGATTTAAAAGAGAGAGTAACGATGTCCTCCAAAGAAGTGAAGCGCTTTTTGAGTGATCTTAAAAATTGTTTCTTAGAACTGGAAAATTTTCCATATCCGACCGTAGCGGCACTGGATGGGGATGCGTTCGGAGGTGGATTAGAACTCGCGCTTTGCTGCGACTTTATCCTTCTCAAAAACGATATTCGAATCGGACTTACAGAAACTCGTTTAGGAATTATACCTGGAGGTGGAGGAACTCAAAGACTTCCTCGCAGAATCGGAATCGCGAAAGCGAAAGAAATGATTTTTACAGGTAATACGATCGATGCAAAAACCGCTTTCAGTTACGGTCTCGCAAATTCAATCTGGCACGATTCTTCTCTGCCTGCTGCAAAAATGTTAGCGGAAGAAATGGCATCTCATTGCGCACCTCTCGCACTTCAGCTTGCAAAGAAAGCAATTTCGGAAGGTTATGGTCAGGATATACGAAAGGCTCTCGAAACGGAGAGCATATATTACAACAAAACCTTAAAGACGGAAGATCGGTTGGAGGCACTGAAAGCATTTCAAGAAAAACGAAAGCCGATTT
- a CDS encoding WbuC family cupin fold metalloprotein yields the protein MQEILAQLVNHILLSIVNPNLNFSKPYKQLLTDSLFSEVLQKANASPRKRANHNFHELSEVYQRFLNVLTRDTYIQAHRHKSPPKPETFLVLKGSLGFILFREDGSIQETHYLNSDGPVYGIDIAPGIYHTLVCLSENAICFEGKSGPYDPTTDKDFAPWAPSEADSNRNEYLNQLKNLF from the coding sequence ATGCAGGAAATACTTGCACAGCTTGTAAATCATATCTTATTGAGTATTGTGAATCCAAACTTGAACTTTTCCAAACCGTACAAACAACTCCTTACGGATTCTCTTTTTTCGGAGGTATTGCAGAAGGCGAATGCCTCCCCTCGTAAAAGAGCTAATCATAACTTTCATGAACTTTCAGAAGTGTATCAAAGATTCCTGAACGTTCTCACCCGAGATACATACATCCAAGCACATAGACATAAATCTCCCCCTAAGCCAGAAACGTTTCTGGTGCTCAAAGGAAGTTTAGGATTTATTCTCTTTCGTGAAGACGGTTCGATTCAAGAAACACATTATCTAAACTCCGATGGTCCAGTGTATGGAATTGATATCGCTCCCGGAATATATCATACCCTCGTTTGCCTTTCTGAAAATGCAATTTGCTTTGAGGGAAAATCAGGGCCTTACGACCCAACTACAGACAAGGATTTTGCGCCCTGGGCCCCATCCGAAGCGGACTCGAATCGAAACGAATATCTCAATCAATTAAAAAACCTTTTTTAA
- a CDS encoding class I SAM-dependent RNA methyltransferase → MRSEFQGHKNRPKKQIHKTSSDKILLNPRSWVNLGYTIANSEEATFFLKNAVPGETVYTVPLKKSGSLVWGVASEIEVVSPERIPSDCSSFPRCGGCSYRHVSYQNELKIKKFLLQETLERFLSKNHIQIPEIEILSGNPNGYRNTAQIQLGFAGGERLAGFYEEFSHSIVNLPDDGCKNLPEEINSVFADLLKKEKTESTFVSESKIISLRLEGAKVVPYKKESVMFQEKIFIPELKEIVWEIQAGGFSQVNRYLVAPWLEKIFELVPENQDRILELYCGSGLIAIALQSKAKNWIGYEFSLNSVKQAKKNVQRNGIYSCNFKTLNLETNWIDSKEALYSSFWIMNPPRAGLSKKVLQTLIEKNPDGFLYSSCNHTTLARDLSLILNGNYRLSNVTLVDFFPRTKHFEVIVKVEKV, encoded by the coding sequence ATGAGATCTGAGTTCCAGGGACATAAAAATCGTCCGAAAAAACAAATTCACAAAACTTCTTCGGATAAAATTTTGCTGAACCCTCGTTCCTGGGTAAACTTAGGTTATACGATCGCGAATTCCGAAGAAGCGACTTTTTTTTTGAAAAATGCGGTACCAGGTGAAACAGTTTATACGGTCCCCCTCAAGAAATCCGGCTCTTTGGTTTGGGGGGTTGCCTCCGAGATCGAAGTGGTTTCGCCAGAGAGAATTCCATCCGACTGTAGTTCGTTTCCTCGTTGTGGAGGATGCTCTTATCGTCATGTTTCTTATCAAAATGAATTGAAGATAAAAAAATTCCTTCTTCAAGAAACACTGGAACGTTTTTTGTCAAAAAATCATATTCAAATTCCTGAAATTGAAATTCTCAGTGGAAATCCGAACGGATATAGAAATACGGCACAGATTCAATTGGGATTTGCAGGAGGTGAAAGACTTGCAGGTTTTTATGAGGAATTTTCACATTCAATTGTAAATCTTCCCGATGATGGATGCAAAAATCTTCCGGAAGAAATCAATTCGGTATTTGCCGATCTTTTAAAAAAAGAAAAAACAGAATCTACGTTCGTCTCAGAATCAAAGATTATTTCCTTGCGATTAGAAGGAGCGAAAGTTGTTCCTTACAAAAAAGAATCGGTTATGTTTCAAGAAAAAATTTTTATTCCGGAACTCAAAGAAATCGTTTGGGAAATTCAAGCTGGAGGATTCTCACAAGTAAATCGATACCTTGTCGCTCCGTGGCTCGAAAAGATCTTCGAACTAGTTCCAGAAAATCAAGATCGAATATTAGAATTATATTGTGGTTCCGGTTTGATTGCGATCGCTCTTCAGTCTAAAGCCAAAAATTGGATCGGTTACGAGTTTTCTCTAAATTCTGTAAAACAGGCGAAAAAAAATGTTCAACGAAACGGAATTTATTCCTGCAATTTCAAAACTTTAAACTTGGAAACAAATTGGATCGATTCTAAGGAAGCGTTATATTCTTCTTTTTGGATTATGAATCCTCCAAGAGCTGGTTTGTCTAAAAAGGTTTTACAAACACTGATAGAAAAGAATCCGGACGGATTTTTATATTCAAGTTGTAACCACACAACTCTTGCGAGGGATCTCTCTCTGATCTTGAACGGGAATTATAGACTTTCGAATGTGACGCTGGTCGATTTTTTTCCAAGAACGAAACATTTCGAAGTCATCGTAAAAGTTGAAAAGGTTTAG